GATCGGTTTCAATCATTTTCAGCCATTTATCTTTGTCTTTAGCTTCATCAACTGAGATACTGACAAACTCCACATTTTTATCTTTCATTTCTTCTTCCAGCTTTTTAAGATGAGGGATTTCTCCTTTACAGGGTCCGCACCAGGTCGCCCAGACATCTATCAGTACAACTTTACCTTTCAGGTCTTTCATACTGACCATTTTTCCGGTGTGATCCGGATAAGAGAAATCAAGACTGGCTTCTCCTGCTTTATAAGTTAATAAAGGAGACATAATCTGCTCACTTTTCAATTTCTGCTCTTTGGTCAGCACGTATTTACCGTAGGCTGCCATCAGACTCTGATAATCACTGAAAGACTTATAACCTGAAGCCGTTTGTAAGACCATATCTCCTTTCAGGGTATCATTAGGCAGATAGCTAAAGAAATCTTTCATTCCTTCCAGTCCGCTTTTATATTTGACCCCATCTTTTCGCATATCCACGCTAACCAGTGCAGATAAAACCCGCTGTCCCCATGGATAACTATAAACCTGTCTGGTATTTTCAGCAAAATCGGTAGCTTTCATTTGACTATAATATGGGCTGTACTCTTCGACCGAAGGATGTGCGCTGCGTGGAGTATTCAGAAAATTCGTCGCATAAGAGGCCATATCAAGCTTAAGAATACCTTTTATTGCCTGATCAAATTTTTTATTCCCGGTTGCCTTTCCGTTTAAGAAGCCTTTTGCTTTTACTGCGGTAGCTTCCAGCTGAGGAAAGAAGTCAACATAAGTGCTCTGGGTTTTCATAAAATTAATTGACTTCTGTTCTATTGGATTTACCAGGTCATGCCACTGGGTTAATACGACATTCTCTTTGGAATTGAGTTTTCCATTCAATACATAACCCGTATCCAGCAGGGTCAGAGAAAGTTTTTCTCCTCCCTTGAAATAGAATTTATAGTTGTCATTAGGGCTCATTTCATTTCCCAGCCCCACTACGTATAAACCTTCATACTCCGGATAAAACACAAAGCCAAAGCGGCCCTCTTTATCCGGTTTTACAGTAGAAGTTTCTACTGTTTTGCCGTCAGAGACCTTAAAAAGTCTGATTGGCTTACCTGTTTGTTTTTTAATTGAACCAGTAATTTCAACTGGTTGCTGGGCCACTGCGGCATAGGCCGACAACGACAGCAGCGCAATGCTGCAGAATTGGATCATCTTCATAATTTGGTTTTATTGGTCTAGCGTTCTCTATAATTTATACTTTGTATTTTGCCCATCCCGGTAAAGGATTGTGATAATTGCAGGTCAGCATTGAGCGGAGGAACAATAAACTGTTCCATTGTGCCATTGGAACCATCCACTCCTGAAGGATCGTAACTGCAGACAATCAGCTTATTGCCATCTTTATATTTGAAGGATTTATAGTTCTGAAATTTCAACAGCGATATGCCGGCATTTCCTTTATCGAGCATGAGTTTTGTAGTCTTTAAAGACATATCATATTCATAAACCTTACTGCCTACATTGTAAAACAGATATCCAAGATCCGGGCTGATAGCATATTGTTCTGCCCGTGCAATACCGGTCCCTGTAATTTCTGCGTAATAGGACTGCGCATTGGTTTGACTGTTAAAACGGGCCAGGTATCTTTTCTCTGAG
This portion of the Pedobacter lusitanus genome encodes:
- a CDS encoding TlpA family protein disulfide reductase; translation: MKMIQFCSIALLSLSAYAAVAQQPVEITGSIKKQTGKPIRLFKVSDGKTVETSTVKPDKEGRFGFVFYPEYEGLYVVGLGNEMSPNDNYKFYFKGGEKLSLTLLDTGYVLNGKLNSKENVVLTQWHDLVNPIEQKSINFMKTQSTYVDFFPQLEATAVKAKGFLNGKATGNKKFDQAIKGILKLDMASYATNFLNTPRSAHPSVEEYSPYYSQMKATDFAENTRQVYSYPWGQRVLSALVSVDMRKDGVKYKSGLEGMKDFFSYLPNDTLKGDMVLQTASGYKSFSDYQSLMAAYGKYVLTKEQKLKSEQIMSPLLTYKAGEASLDFSYPDHTGKMVSMKDLKGKVVLIDVWATWCGPCKGEIPHLKKLEEEMKDKNVEFVSISVDEAKDKDKWLKMIETDHLGGTQLFASGWSEIAKYYKITGIPRFMVFDKAGKIVTVDSPRPSSPELKALLEKTLLD